The genomic DNA AGGGGCTATTGCTAGACTAAATTTGTCCTGGCactggtcatgcaatgcaggacatctccaaatacaaaaaaagataCTACAGGAATTGAGGAATTCAGCTGTGATTTAAAGACTCTTACTGAAGAACCTTTTAAAGAAGTGGAGGAAGCTTTGAGGTACAGAAAATAGAATATTTATCACAAGCTTGACAGAATCATGTCTGGGGGCAATCCCGCGGTGAGACGTAAagtttataaaaatgtttacaCCTTTTATAGATCAAATGACGTAGGGTACTGCAACTAGTATCACAAGCTTCCGAAAGCACAAGCTTGTGGAAGTGTGAGCTGTACATCTGTGGgggtcacagatgacacccaggtttttGTAAGTGTATGATGAACATTTAGATTTgtcccctaaaattaggacttctgttttattagaattaagcataagaaaattAATTGTCATCTaaattttaatctcagacagacagcagattaggGTTtctatactcagcaaaaaaagaaatgtcctctcactttcaactgcttttattttcagcaacttaacgtgtaaatatttgtatgaacataaaaagattcaacatctaagacataaactgaacaagtttcacagacatgtgactaagacaaatggaataatgtgtccctgaacaaagggggggtcaaaatcaaaagtaacagtcagtatctggtgtggcccccagctgcattaagtcctgcagtgcatctcctcctcatggactgaccCAGATCTGCCAGTTCTTGCtatgagatgttaccccactcttccaccaaggcacttgcaagttcccggacatttctgggggaatggccctagccctcaccctccgatccaacaggtcccagacgtggtcaatgggattgagatccgggctcttcgctggccacgGCAGAGCACTGACagtcctgtcttgcaggaaatcacgtccagcgaaggtgggtttgtgcccacaagcgacgttgttgccggtgatgtctggtaaggacctgccttacaacaggcctacaagccctcagtccagcctctctcagcctattgtggacagtctgagcactgatggagggattgtgtgttcctggtgtaactcgggcagttgttgttgcatcCTGTaactgtcccgcaggtgtgatattcagatgtaccgatcctgtgcaggtgttgttacacgtggtctgccactgcgaggatgatcagctgtccttcctgtctccctgtagcgctgtcttgggtgtctcacagtacggacattgcaaattattgccctggccatctgcagtcctcatgcctccttgcattatgcctaaggcacgttcacacagatgagcagggaccctgggcatcttccttttggtgtttttcagagtcagtagaaaggtctctttagtgtcctaagtttttataactttgaccttaattgcctaccgtttgtaagctgttagtgtcttaacgaccgttcatcgggtgcatgttcattaattgtttataagcatggaaaacattgtttaaaccctttacaataaagatctgtcaagttatttggatttttacaaaattatctttttaaatacagtgtcctgaaaaagggatgtttctttttttgctgagtttatgtctatggtattgttTGGATTTACTGTTAGGTCGCCtgtgtaactgtgaaagtttATATCGTGGCACTGAATGATATCACATagagggagcatgtacaatgaaaaagttTAGGtctgaggactgagccctgtggtacTCTGTATTTAATCTGTTACATTTGAGTGGTTTTCATTAatctgtaaattattattattataacaatttCCCTGAAACACCATCAACCTTAGATATGAAAGGGTAATATTAAATGTTAAGACACTTAACCCAGTCAACTGCCAGACAAATAAGGAACACCTCTTTTATTAAAGTATAGAAAAGAAAGGGAGAATCAAGGTAGTAACcagatagaaaaagaaaaaaggtagtCAGAAATAATGAATAGCGACGTATGGCACTGCAAACATTCGTCCAAAAgatgaacaacaaaaacaatccaaatAGAAAGCGCACACAATAAAGATAAATCAACATAAAAGTCTCGAAACAAAAAGACTCATTGTAAtccaaggaaaaaaaacaaattaaagtcaGATGAGCGTATtccatataaaaaataatgcaaaaaatcccccccaaaaaaacaatccCAGCCTGCACATCcagtatatacaaaaaaaattaaacaaagtatTCTCACCCACCAGGGCCCTGTTTCAGAAAGCAGGTTTAACAAACTCTGAGTTGAAACCTGAACTCTGGGTTGACTAACTCTGAGCTGTCAAACTCAAGAGTTTTCATTTTCAGAACAGATGATAACAAGTAGTTCAATCAACTCTGAGTTGAGTTGAGTAAAGCACGTGCATGAGGAGATTAAAAGCCTCATCAATGGAAGGCAGAGAACATGATTCACCATGGCAACAGGAGAAAAAGGGCTTGAACCTCCTACTTTTCCCCAGTGGCGATAGACATATTAATGACTGTGTATGCAGAATATGagtatatatttaagaaaaagcAATACAGTAGCAGCAGCAAAAGAACGTGAGCTGACGTGGCAGAAAATTGATGACTGAGTCAATGCGTGAATAttaatggaaaaaaagaaaagttttatcTCGAGTGTTCCACTTATTcaacatttatatgtatattatatatacatgtacatatatatatatatatatatatatatatatatatatatatatatatatatatatacactcacctaaaggattattaggaacaccatactaatactgtgtttgaccccctttcgccttcagaactgccttaattttacgtggcattgattcaacaaggtgctgaaagcattctttagaaatgttggcccatattgataggatagcatcttgcagttgatggagatttgtgggatgcacatccagggcacgaagctcccgttccaccacatcccaaagatgttctattgtgttgagatctggtgactgtgggggccagtttagtacagtgaactcattgtcatgttcaagaaaccaatttgaaatgatttgacctttgtgacatggtgcattatcctgctggaagtagccatcagaggatgggtacatggtggtcataaagggatggacatggtcagaaacaatgctcaggtaggccgtggcatttaaacgatgcccaattggcactaaggggcctaaagtgtgccaagaaaacatcccccacaccattacaccaccaccaccagcctgcacagtggtaacaaggcatgatggatccatgttctcattctgtttacgccacattctgactctaccatctgaatgtctcaacagaaatcgagactcatcagaccaggcaacatttttccagtcttcaactgtccaattttggtgagcttgtgcaaattgtagcctctttttcctatttgtagtggagatgagtggtacccggtggggtcttctgctgttgtagcccatctgcctcaaggttgtacgtgttgtggcttcacaaatgctttgctgcatacctcggttgtaacgagtggttatttcagtcaaagttgctcttctatcagcttgaatcagtcgacccattctcctctgacctctagcatcaacaaggcattttcgcccacaggactgccgcatactggatgtttttcccttttcacaccattctttgtaaaccctagaaatggttgtgcgtgaaaatcccagtaactgagcagattgtgaaaaactcagaccggcccgtctggcaccaacaaccatgccatgctcaaaattgcttaaatcacctttctttcccattcagacattcagtttggagttcaggagattgtcttgaccaggaccacacccctaaatgcattgaagcaactcccatgtgattggttgattagaaaattgcattaatgagaaattgaacaggtgttcctaataatcctttaggtgagtgtatgtgtgtgtgtgtgtgtgtgtgtgtgtgtgtgtgaaatagaAAAATAGAAATACAACTACTGGAACATCAGTTAAAGGTGGGTGAGGTGCACACAGGTGGATGATTTTACtaacataatttttttttactactgtactgcattggTACTTGCAGGAAATTAAGAAGACTTCATAAACAGAAAGGCATATTATCTTTATTTGACACTGGGGAGGTGATGGGTCAAGCAGAAATTATGGGAGCATATTGTGTCTCTGACTGCTCTTCCATCTTGTGCGTCAGGGGGGGGGGTCAGGATCGTTATCAGGATCGTTcactgtgtagcgtaaggtacacttataaatttcaatttaagaagtgaatttatagtatcaccttatcacgaatcctggaatcttgtagaactcaatttctgtaataattggacacagacaccaattccaaagatataaattgtcaaatttattcaaaaacaaagactaaatgtagcactacactaattatacaaaagggaaaaactaattaaaattcaactctagatcaacaaatcaaagacaaatcacttccatgaccaaatcaaagaccatgggatcgcatatgataacacaaatcgttaaacaaaaaaaggtaataaacacattgactacaataccggttagtaagacgaaggggagtctctcgttagtattgttagtcagacattaaataactacgcaggttagtctttatgtcaggtaacttctcgttatatatatatcagtctcattcacgtttaggtgccgagaaagatcctatcattacttgttaccacaatttcccttaactgattattattcaatgattaaggataggcagggccaccaataatctaatgtctattaacttgtgtcaatttcagactaaacagttaaacaggaatgagaagatatttctcggcgttgacagattttatttctaaaattatcaacaaaacagtttaatgcaacacacatttatatttaagaaaactaaatgatattacacattctagagttatgaatcacagattaacatttctaattgatttctcaaatgtcatgaatgatgaactccaaactgttaaacttatctgaactttgtcgcagagaggcctctctgtcttcgggctcagataacagcacacggcacgaggtccgtgtggtttggaacaaagacagtccggttcggctttgtccaagaacttccactcagtcgatgcacctggaagttggggtttcgcgaatgtagagtcgtttccaaacagattttccactggtttgaaggctccaaggttgtgcacaaaatcttctttgtaagcagggtttccaccggagttacttgaagacaaagtctttgaagaaagcagggccctgttcgttccaagggtcaagtttcttaagactcgaatagctatttaaatgactgacactttcatatacagtcgacttagtcaattgtccagctgtaaaactccactgatcaggtgggcacaggcgggcagcacagtctgtaaagttctttatttaataaagtcctttaaaagaattcttcgtacggctcaatctccttctcccagtttaactcttctgttgccggcaaagacttagttggtttctggttccggttctggcaacagaactacaggttgagctgtggcagcgagttactggttcaggtgagagagagagagagaaagagactgtgcgctgttctttatagtctgtcagatcaataggtgattggttcttgagttcttgagattggatttcggtttcagcccccagtgtcctattggagggggatTGATTTATGAcggatgtcaatccatgccatcttttggaaatgtcggttggcccgggttcgtacctctatgtcgggatttcggctctcgtccacttcaaagagttttttattacctacaggcccctttctccagacatctcatagcaggattccaaactatttggcctattctcggtgccatcctccccaaaactgtcattttgatgtaaaccagttccaagctgatgagttaaggaaatctgataactttgggggggggagaggtcttctttagatcagtgcttcagctcagagctaaaatgctcttatcaaaatacacccaacataacgctacaactgGTTGAGTAGGACTGTTCTCCTCTAATTGTGAAAATGTTGTGGAGAATCACACATGCCACAATCATGTCACATGCCCTTTCTGGGGTGACCCTGAGCCTATGAAGGCACTGGAACTGGGCCTTGAGCATCCCAATGTTCATCTCTACCCTGGCTCGTGTCCTGCAGTGAGCCAAGTTATAACATTGCTGTGGGCCGGGCTCAGGATCAGGGGAAGGGGAAGGGGTCAGCAAATAGCGCTGGCAGGGGTACCCTCTGTCACTGAGCAGGTAACCATCAAACTCTCCTATATAATACGAGGTTACAGTTTAAATTTTCAATTGCAATAGGAGGAAACTAAATACTGATTATAATAGgatatagctatatatatatatatatatatatatataaactcaccACGGGCAGATCTGGCGCTCAGTATACACTCACTGTCATGCACAGACCCAGGCCACTTTGCTTCCACGTTGCTGATGATGTGGGCTGCATCACATATGATCTTCACAGTGCAGAACAGTAATCTGCTGCAGTAGCTGTATGGTGGAGTATCTTTCATCTGGAAAGCTAAAGGCTACTATTTAGGCATACCTGCACATTAATGCTGTGGAAAGACTTCCTATTCACACAATCTCCTTCATTTACTGAAGGAGCTGTGATAGGAATATGATTTCCATCTATGCAGCCAATCACACCTGGAaaccataaaatatataaaattaactGAATAGTGCTTCAAGTCTCAAAGcttcatatgtaataaattaattattgctTAGACTGATACCTGCTATTCTGTGGAATTCTTCTTTGATGAGTCTTGTGGGTCTGTGACTTGGGAAAACCATAAAAGTGTACAGTACACGTTTCAGTGCCAGAGTCACATTTCTGACAGCCCGACAGACGGCTGCCTTGGAAATATGCTCAGCGTCGCCGATGTTATATAGAAACTCCCGCTGGcaaaaaaacaaagtgcaaCACAAAGAATGTGTTCTGAACTGAGAGCATGTCCACGATGTGTCATATGAACGACATGAGGGCTGAGGATATTGTTCAGATGAATGATCGAATGTGCAGAAAAACGGTAACGCTCAAACACATAATCATCAGGGCATCATAAAACATCCAGGCGGGGTCTGATCACCCTCTCCCGACAGAGGTTTCTGCAGAGTATTTGTGCTTCAATATCAACTGACTCTTCAAGAAAAGGACACGCCCGGTCTGACCCCTCCTTTAGTCTGAAGGATGCAGCTAGAGAGGAGAAACTCCAGGTTAGTTGAAGAAAACCTGCCAGCGAGCAGGTCAGCTTCAGGAGTATGTTACCATAGCAAGTGACTCAAGAGTTGAGCTGAACTGGCTGTGAAACCGAAAACCCAGAGTTTCCCTCAACTCCAAGTCAACGAACTCTGAGTTTTCACTAAACCCGCTTTCTGAAACAGGCCCCAGGACGCACTTCATGCTTGTTATCAGTTTGGTTTTTCCAGGTCCAGTGTTGCCGAGTTCCCTTGAACTTGAAGTAGTGGGAAAATAACCAGGGTCCCAGCGTTCCACTTTCAAAGGCAACTCCAAACAAATGACGACCATGAAACCACACACGGCCATCCCAAACACCCGGGGACAGGAAGTATATATAGCCAGATGTTAGGCCATGTGACACCTTGCCTCCTGTCATTTCCTGTGTAGACTGTATTCCCCCTTAAAGAGACAACATCCCTTTACTGCAGCTAAGGAAAGTTTGTgtcaaaggaaaggaaagatgTAACAATTATAGTGAAATGAAAGAATGGACTCCTGGCTACTGCAGCTTATTAAGTCTGCAGATGGGGAATTTAAGCCCCCACTTTATGTGGTGtagtcacattattattatttttatttcttggcagatgcccttatccagggcgacttataacataagtaaaatacaaagtgcaagaatacagttaagtacaaggcatcaaacattacaaattcaaatttacattaaacaaagcaattcaatatataatacattttacaaattccaatttatacagttatatacagtaagtgaggtcatacatcctggaaagtaaagctaagtgccgtcaagatcACACAGGTAGTCAAGcattacaggaaagggagcaaggaggaaattaatcaataacgcaagaagcacgataaaatgctatgaagtgctatctaacggggattaaaaggactaatattacaagtactgtctgaaaagatatgtcttgagtaagcgccggaaggaggtaaaggactctgctgttttgacttcggtgggaaggtcgttccaccatttaggagtcagggatgagaaggagcagctctggaggaagcagagtggagaggaggcagagttagtcttctggcactggaggagcaaagtggtctggaggggatgtatggagaaaCGAGTgcctgaaggtagcttggtgcagtgtggtcaagacagcggtaggtgagggtctcgaactgaatgcgtgccgctatcgggagccagtggagggagtggagcagtggagtagcgtgtgtgaatcggggcagagagaataccagacgagccgcagagttctggatgagctggagcggcgggtagtagatgcaggcaggccggtcaggagggagttgcagtagtccaggcgggagaggaccagtgactggacgagcagctgagccgagtagtcggtgaggaaggggcgaatccggcgtatgttgctcaggaagaatctacaggtgcgtgtcagcgtggtgatgtgctgggtgtaggagagagcaggatcaagggtgactcctagatttttagtggaagaagaaggagagagtgtggtggattccaaggggattgagatggagagatcagcagaaggtgaggaagagtgggggaaaaacaggagatccaatttggagaggttgagcttgaggtggtgtgagtacATCCAGGCGGATATGGCAGACAAAcgggaagagatgcgagaggggatgagagggtcagaagagggaaaacacaggaagatctgggcatcatcagcatagaagtggtaggagaaaccatgggatgcgatgagggggcccagggagcgagtgtagagagagaacaggagggggcccaggacagagccttggggtacgcctgtacatattggagtctgtttggcagatatgatttaaaccaggaTAGAACATTGTGAGATAGGCCAAcaaggttttctaagcggtgtatcaataTTATGTGTCAAAAGCCACAATTCAGtctagaaaaataataacagtggAATGCCCTACGTCTGAAGACTGAAACATGTAATTTAATACTTTCAACAGGGCCGTTTCAGTACTGTGGTCAGACCAGAAACCTGATTGAAACTTTTCATAAATTTGATTAGTTGAAAAAGCTTgcaattggtttgcaactactttctctcaaaccttagaaaggaagggaaggtttgaaatAGGTCGGTAATGATTAAGTGAATTAGAGTCAGCACtagatttcttaagaagtggtttaattacagctattttaaaggaTTCGaaaacagatcctgaggatgaagAGCCGTAatattattgtgtattatgtgaataattaatggaagAGAATTTTTTAGCattttagtgggtatagggtggGTGTGcaggttgtagttttcattttagtaattaaggggACTAATTCTTGATGATTTACTGCATTAAATTAGTCTAAGGTAGGCAGGGCCagtgaaggactgcatgcatcagctatagtatttgtgtatttttccaATTCTATCTGATTTCTAATACTGTcgactttgctattgaaattaTCCATTAAAATAACTGCAGGTGATATTGGgagggataacctctgaaggctttactgTGGTGTGGGGTGTGTGGCTGGCGAAACGCCTACCAAAGGGGGTTGCTGGCAATTTGACCACGATGGGCAAATGGAGGGCAAACTTTACActaataacatttttaattacatatcCCATAGACATATATTTCAATtgaagaataaataaacacaatgccAAAGCACGAGTCAGCATATGTGCGCTAGTACCGCACCAGTACACCTGCTACATTCACAGTACATAGTGCTTTACATAACCGGACATCTTCCAAACAACGACAAAATACCAGACAGTCCAGTAAAATACTGGCCAGATGGCAACTCTAATTGCCAGACATCTTTATTGTAcgattttcttctttttcatgtttgaatggttaaacaaacatttatgttactaatattttggttttgttaaaagttatttacacaaaaaaagtaaaaaagagTAAATAAAACTTTTATCGTCTCAGAAAATGTAGAGCAAAGCaacttaaaacataaataatgatCCCATCCAAGTTTGTAGTTTTTGGTGGCACTGGAGCTGTTTAAAAGCAGCAGGCGCTGGAGCTGTTTGGAGCTGCACCGGAGCCGCTCGGGAGCTGGAGAGGGGCTGCTGGAGCCGGCCCGCAGCTGGAGCTGAAGCTCTGGAGCCAGAGCTAGCAAACCTGGCGCattaccatccctacagtcagTGACAGTTACTTGTTACTTGTCTGTTTCAGCAGTCAAGTCAAGTCAACCTTTATTTAtagagcacatttaaaaacaacaaaagttgAGCCAAAGTGCTTTACAGATGAAACGAACAAAAAAACAGAGTAAAAATGTGGAATACAGCATCATAAAATGTATCCATTTCGAAATATTCAATAATCTATTcagtaaaaatatgtttttaaagaagATTTAAAAATGGCTAATGATGCTGACCTCACATGGAAAGGGAGATTAGGATCTATCACAGAAAATGCACGATCGCCCTTAGATCTATAGCAACAATGAAAGACCTAAGCACTCTGACAGGGGAATAAGGATGTAAAAGATCACTGATATATTGGGGCGCAAGACCAGATAGTGCCTTGTAgacataaattacattttttaaatagtgaGAATGACTCCGACACCAGGCAGGCTTTCCAGTCCTTACTATTTGTGTACACCATATAAAGGTAGGCAGGGTGACATTAGAAATAGGCAGACAAGACTGCAATAATATTTGCAGAGGAAACAACTGAACAAAGATGAGACGTAGGTATGAGAAGAGGCCACTACAAAGATGAGACGTAGGTATGAGAAGAGGCCACTATTTTGTTCAGTGTTTAGGCATTGTTATGTATGTGGtacattacaaacctgtaccaccaaacaaaaacagactaCAGAGCATCATAATAAAATTCCTCACCCACCCATCCACACACTTGACATGAATTTTGAAATGTATCATTCCAGGGTGTAAAGTCCAGGTCAGAAAGGGCCAGGCAATGTTTATTATGTTAAGGagtcattttaatgtatttaataacttACTTGAATGTATTGTAGAACTAGATTTAAAAAGCTAGATGCCATAAAATCCGCCACTGATATCAACTGGAAGGTCCGGGTAACAATTCCCACAGGCTGAGCTGCTGTGACGGTCTTGGCCATGCCGTAGTGCATGAGTCTGTGTCTCAGGGAGCTGCTGTATCAGGCGGCATGCTGCAGTACTAGCTGTTTGCCAGGGCCAGGGTTTTCTGAAGATCCTGAAGGTGCATGTTCGCCTGTGTAACCATCATACGAATCACAtcctgaggaaacagtaaaccAACGCTGTAAAAGACAGTAgctcagaaaaagaaaagtgcaaCAATTTATGTATATGTTGGATTCTGTGCCATCTCCCTGTGGTGTGTGTTTAAACAAAGATTACAATTATAGTTAACCTTcataaagccacacacacacacacacacacactcttaaaAGGAAACTACTCCTCACCTGGTCGGTGGCATCTTTATTCCTCTTGAACTCCTCTCTGGCCCAGCGCCTCAGGTACTGCCGGTCCGCATCGTTGGGCACCCGGGCGATGGTCCTCAACATGCTCCTGTACAGACCGAGGACCTTCTGCCGCTGCAAGAACTGCACACCAAACCGCACACATTACACATGCGCTCCAGCagcgcagattcccgcagtCCTGCGCAGATCTGTAGAatcccactgatcccattggtggagccgcgcagaactaCGGGAATCTGCGCAACACGAATGCCACCATAATATTGATCTGCGCGTCAACCTAATCGAGGCGGCTAAAAATACTCTCACGTCCTTGCCATATACTAGCAATAATACAACATCTCCCAGGCGTGTATATTCACCTGAATCTGTGACGAGTCTTTTTTCTGATTACATTCAAGCAGTTCAGCCAGAACATGTTTGACGTTGAGCAGATTACTGCTAGTGTAACTTTACTGTCTGCACATGAAATCGTCccagttaataaaaaaaaataataattatatatatatatatatatatatataataggatCACTGTCATTATCTACCTGTTTCAGACTCAGTGCTGTTGGAGGTATCATTGAAGCTGCCATTCGGAACAACGTGTTTATGTTCAAGTGTTAATCACCCTTAAACTCCTCTACACAGACACCACAGAGATCAGTTTCCCCTTTAACACAGAGAAGACAAACATCGAGTAGAGCGCAGCGCCTCCATGCGGAGCGGGGTGAAATCGACAAGATATTGcgaatatttgttttctttaaataaacttCTTTttgcttcatatatatatatatatatatatatatatatttggaatatatatttatatatatacactcacctaaaggattattaggaacacctgttcaatttctcattaatgcaattatctaaccaaccaatcacatggcagttgcttcaatgcatttaggggtgtggtcctggtcaagacaatctcctgaactccaaactgaatgtctgaatgggaaagaaaggtgatttaagcaattttgagcgtggcatggttgttggtgccagacgggccggtctgagtatttcacaatctgctcagttactgggattttcacgcacaaccatttctagggtttacaaagaatggtgtgaaaagggaaaaacatccagtatgcggcagtcctgtgggcgaaaatgcct from Amia ocellicauda isolate fAmiCal2 chromosome 1, fAmiCal2.hap1, whole genome shotgun sequence includes the following:
- the lyrm2 gene encoding LYR motif-containing protein 2, with amino-acid sequence MAASMIPPTALSLKQFLQRQKVLGLYRSMLRTIARVPNDADRQYLRRWAREEFKRNKDATDQDVIRMMVTQANMHLQDLQKTLALANS